A single window of Rhipicephalus microplus isolate Deutch F79 chromosome 5, USDA_Rmic, whole genome shotgun sequence DNA harbors:
- the LOC142817472 gene encoding uncharacterized protein LOC142817472, with amino-acid sequence MVPAPPHHPPVPFQLSASLRSLRGRYERRVHQSRLHLLPQKRRIAPELLFLPPRFLCASSVVSGTLRGQGRRLLSELSHLPAKSITWHTSQSAQWSLAPYVVKAGGYCQSSLTFLRSPSPGTHHNQEIFQERMAACAPALFQMMEEAPTKHTMELVVRVRDEGQREKAVQVAVLPFLCAHFKEDKNYLYQVFEEGTSITEKLAELPSTPTIIALGINMLK; translated from the exons ccgcaccacccgccggtgccgtttcagctgagcgcctcccttcgtagcctaagagggcgctacgagcgtcgtgtacatcagtcacggctgcatctgctcccacaaaaacgccggattgccccggaacttctcttcctgcctccaagattcctgtgcgcaag ctcagtggtctctggcaccctacgtggtcaaggcaggcggctattgtcagagctctctcaccttcctgcgaagtccatcacctggcacacatcacaatcag ctcagtggtctctggcaccctacgtggtcaaggcaggcggctattgtcagagctctctcaccttcctgcgaagtccatcacctggcacacatcacaatcag gaaatcttccaggagaggatggcggcctgtgcgcctgcattatttcagatgatggaggaggcgccgacgaaacatactatggaactggtggtgcgcgtgagagacgaaggacaaagagaaaaagcagtccaggtagctgtgctaccattcctctgcgcgcattttaaggaagacaagaactacctttaccaagtatttgaa gagggaacaagcatcactgaaaagcttgccgagttgccatcaacgcctacaatcattgcactgg